TGTTTCTCCCATTACAAGACTTAGGATTTTATCCCATAGCCAAGTAGATTTCCAGCATGGCTCTTGTACTTTATGGATTAGGGGCCGTGTGAGGCTCTGTGCTTCAGAGGAAAAGTTTTCTTtgagggagctgggggtgggaacAAGCCTTTTATTCTTGCTCTGGTCACTGGAAAGTTCTGTGTTTTTCACAGAATATTTCTCATCACGCCCTTGATAAGCTATTTCCAGAATGAGTTCTCAGAGTGTGTCCTGTGATGGCTCCTTAGTAACAGAAGTTGTGTCTGTGGGGAGGCATGTGAGATGattcaggggaggggcaggaacaAATACTGGGAATATAGGAAGAAAAATTGAGTGCCCTGAAGGTAGGGGTCACGTTTTACGcttctctttatctcttcaaGCTTGGTGCAGGATCTTGTGTGTCTCAGATAGCTTTTTGATATTTACTGAATGAGTTTGTTTTAAAGGAGTAAGTTTATGGCTAGAATACATCTCAGAATTTGTAGTAATTAGGAACAGAAGTATTGACAagagctgtaattttttttaagctttttttttttaatttttatttattaatgatagagagagagagagagagaggcagagacataggcagagggagaagcaggctccatgcaccaggggcccgatgtgtgggattcgatcctggatctccaggatcacgccctgggccaaaggcaggcgctaaacagctgcgccacccagggatcccaagagctgtaatttgaaaagaatcattgCCTTACTTGATCAGTAATTGTGGTTGACTTGCCCAGTTAGGAATTGGGAAGAGGAAGTGTGTGCACGATGTGACAAAACTTCAGTTTTTCATGAAATCCGTGCTTTGGGCCATAAAACTTAATTGGGTTATAGTTTATTTCATTGGAGTAGAAACAAAATGCTGGCTCCCTCAAAAATAAGgtttaaaagaaatatgatttccttttcaaatatttagttTTGGTTTTCAGAGAAGCCCATCAGAATTGAACTTTGAAGGTATGATGGGCAGAGCATGATTTTATCTTAATTCAGAGAGCTGTGGGAATTGAGAGTGACAAAAAGAGTGGTATTGTGTAATTATGTGGAGGTAGCATAATGTTTGAGCCATAAACGTTATTTGTAGATTGTTGGTTTGGAAAAGATCTTCGGCTCTGAAATACGGCTTTGAATGTAGCCGATGAGGAGGATGGCACGTGGAGGAAATGGGAATTTGGCTCACGTGGACGGCAGTGGGCCCTAAATAATACCGGAGTAAACCTACACTTGCAGAGATAGTCTCTGGGTGCTTAGATCTGTTGATTGTTGTACCAGAAACATCAAGGGGTGTTGATGTCATGGGGTCATTATACATCCAAAATCCTGTTCTTCATTAGGAGACAGAAGGTTTAATTCAGTTTCATTCATGCCTGTGGGTTGAGTGGGATTTGGGAAGTTATATACATTGATGTCTAACAAAGCTTGCGTTTAGATGTAGGAGGTCTTTGCTCTAAATTCAATAAATGCTCAGGTTGATCGTCTTAagttctcctcccctctcccccccaacTAATTTGGGTATCTGAGAAGTTTGATCAGCGAGTTTGATCACATATTCAAAACAAAGAATATGTGCTGGTTGGTCTTGTGGCATATTTTCATACAGGCTCCCATGGCATCTAGAGAATTTTCTCAactgtgtgtttattttcttcaagaaaCCAGAGCACCTGTGTCTCCTCCCTTCTTAGATGCTTGTGCAGTCTTAACTATCCAGTTCTTCCCATTCAGGATTCCTTTCCAGAATCCCTTTCATCACTCATTTTCTTGTGCACAGGCATGGTTTTTAGTTTCCAATATTACATCATCTGTTTCATCAGTTACATTTTAGGTTGATGTCCCTTGGGAGCATATTAGTCTTGCTCAGCGTCTCAGCAGAGCTCTGGTTGTCATCAGCAAGCTACTTAGGTGTTTACTTGTTGGGAAGAGGAGGAGTTCCCCCAGATGGCTAATGTCACCCATTTTATGTTGGTTCTTAAtagtggagatggagagaatatTCTGACACATTCCAGAATTTTTCCCATCATTTACAGTATCATTTGGGAAGACTGTCCTTTTGACCTAGTCACTTCCTAGTTAAGTATAGCCTGAAGGAGGCAGGAACCTGTACCGGCAGTTAGCCCTGTATTCCCTCTTTCCCATGCATGTCTCTTGGGACTgcaccttaaaatttttttccttgtttactGTTAGAATTTACCATCTcagtctctccttcctcttctgcttGTCTTTTAACCACTTCTTGATGTAgctttttcctttgaaaacaggaaagaaccGGAGGCTGAAGCAGGCCAAAGAAGAAGCTCAGGCTGAAATTGAACAATACCGTCTGCAAAGAGAGAAGGAGTTCAAGGCCAAGGAAGCTGCGGTGGGCctggtttattttcattattgctttaattCCTGAGGCTTTCCTCTTCTCCCCTTTTCCCCAGGGTCTCAAAATATCCAGCACAGCTTGGAGATTGTGAttctgaaatttgaaatttgaaaatttggcTATTGCATGTCCAGGCTGAGTCTCCTAGGTGATCAGCTTTTAACTAACTTTGAGTGTTAGTGTTCACTTAGTCATTTCACAAATATCTATTGAACATGTTAATCTGTGCTAGATGCTAGGGGATCAGCTGTGAACAGAGATAGACAGTCCCTGTCTCGTGGAGCTTATAGTCTGATGGTCAGTATAGTCTGACTCAATAACAAAGTACAGGTCATGCAAACCTACAGCTGTGAGAAGGGCTGTGGTGGTCATAAACATCAGCCAGCTGGAGCCCACTCCAGTGTAGTCGAGACACTCAGCAACAGGGTAGGCTGGGCTACGAAGCAGAAGATGCATGCAATAACAGTACAACAACAGATCATGAAACGGAAAATTCTGGAAAGGGGGAGGATGGTGGAGGGCTTCACAGAGAAAAACTGTCAGGACTCTAGGATACAAGTAATTGGTTTTACTGTTCAAACCAATTCAAACAGGTTTTAAGCAAAGTGAAGTTTATTGGTGTACATAATTAAAAACTCAGGTGAAAGGCTAACTTTATTTTGATCCAAGAGCTTAATCTCTCAGGACATTATTTCCATCTTTCAACTCGGCCCATGTCTTTGTGGGCTTCATTCTCAAGTCTACCTTGTGACCTTCACTGGTTCCAGGCACACACCCTCTCAGGCCCAAGTCCAGTGATTAAAGCCACATGCCTCTCTCATTGCAGTAAGTAGCACAAGTGTCTTTCCTCTTTGCACTGGACTGTTTCAGTGCTATTAAGACTTCAGATGTCTCTGACTCGAACTGGGGCAGAGCTGTAAACTGCCAGACTGCCCACAAGACAGTGTAGAAGTACTCTTGTCAGGGCAGCTGCCGCCTCTAATTTGTACATAGATGCTTCAGTTGCTTCTGGAGACAGGATCAGTGCTGTGATGCAAGCATGAGCTCTGAGGTTTCCTAGCATGTTCATTGTAATCCCTTCAGCTTTGAGACAACTTACTGAGGCCGGGCATATAGTTTATATTCATAGAATGGAGGTACTGTccccttttctcctccctccttccccccaagGACTGGGTTAtggaccttttaaaaataagagcaacTGAGCTAACTAACAGGAAATGCCCCTCTGTTCCACCAATATGAGCAGTTACAGTAACAATAAAGGATGAAGAGTCCTAAGTTTGAACTCGGGAAACTATATGTACactttgagcctttttttttttttttttttttttttaagattttatttcatgagagacacagagagaggcagagacttaggcagagagagaagccggctccatgcagggagcccaatgtgggacttaatcctgggattccaggatcacaccttgggctgaaggcaggcactcaacctctgagctacccaggcgtccctcacattGAGCTCTTttagccttggttttctcatctgtgaaaacgGGAGTGATGGCCTCCTTACAGGTTATGGAGGACTAGGTGACGTGAGAGAATGCTTTCACCTTGTGCACTAGAGAGCATGTACAGCTTGGAAGGGACATAGTTGTTAATACATATGGAAAGAGGCAAGAGCAGCTCAGAAGATAGGGTCAAACACAAAAAAGTTTCATCTTCAAGAACCTGATGGGAGACTTCCCTAAGCTACTTCCTCAAGCTCTGGGAcgagccctccccacccccgttcCTGCCAGAGGATTCCTCCTCCGCTCTCTGTGTGTAAACTGCATGTAGGCACTGGctctcctgtgtgtctgcccATGCAGGGGAACACAGTGCTCTGGGCTTCCTCCGGGAACCCCTCACTCCATCCCTCCCTGTGCAGCCTCAACAACGTTTGCACATTCCCTGCCTGAGGCCCAAGCCGCTCCCTCTTGGTGCCCCGGGGCTGCTGTTCCCTGGACAGGGCCCTCATCTCTGTTCTGCCTCTGGCTGGGTTGCCTTCCTGGGCCTGCTAAGTTCTGACAGTGCCTGACCCTCCGAGGGTCTCCAAGAAAAGTATTCTTACAACTTCTCCCTTTCTTGTTGACTTGTTAATAAAGGGCttatagaagaagaagaagaacctgATCAAGGTCTCATTCTAACCAAGTAGGCATACCCATGATGGAAAGCTGACTATACGGTGAAGACTAAAGTATATATGTCAGTATCTATCAAAATTGTGAATGGAGATTGAAAGAATAAGACGTGAATATGGCAAAAAATTCAAGCAGTAAAATAGGCAACGATGAAGTTAGTCTCCCTCCCACCCAGACCTGCAGTCCTCCTCAGAAATAGTCACTTATTAATAATTTCTTGCATATTCTTCTAGAGtatttacgttttttttttttttttttaaagattttatttatttattcatgagacacacacagagagagagagagagaggcagagatacaggcagagggagaagcaggctccatgcagggagcctgatatgggacttgatcccgggactcgaggatcatgccctgcgccgaaggcaggtgctaaaccgctgagccacccagggattcccgagtatttatatttgaaagaatagATGTCATGTATACATAATACTGGTGAATCCAGTGCTGAATATAAGAGCTAGAATGTTAACTAGTAATGTTGAAACTGTTTCTTCAAAATTGCATCCCCTCCcacccttatttttttaagaggtgttctttttttaataacctCATTTATCTCTCCCTTTTAAAACGACCCAAACACATTTACCAACCATACTGACACCattttatatcttgctttttCCCCGTTAAACTGCATATTTTACAGTTCGTTCTGTCTTGCAGCACAcatctactttatttttctttatagctgAGAATGTTCTCTGGAATAGGTACCCCATGATTTGTTTAACCAGTCCTCAGTTATTGGATCTTTAGGTTCATTCCAGTCTTTGGTTAGGGCTATACGATTGACATAGAATGAATATATTGCTCTCTGGGGTGATTTCTGAGTAGGGGAAATGTGCAGTTTACTTTTGATCGATGTTTGAAGGTTGGCCACCAGAGTGATTGCATCAGTTTTTGCTCCCATTAACTGGGAACGCCACCTTCCCACATGCTCTTCAGTCACAAGGTTACGTTGCCTGTTGCTGATGATTTGTATTCACTGATGAGACTGGGTTTTTCCAGAACTAAGGAAGTTGGACCAGCCTGAGTGTCGACCTGACCTTCCCTATGTGTCCTTACCCCTCCCCTGACTCCAGGCTCTGGGATCCCATGGCAGCTGCAGCACTGAAGTGGAGAAGGAGACCCAGGAGAAGATGACCATCCTCCAGACCTACTTCCAGCAGAACAGGGATGAAGTCCTGGATAACCTCTTGGCTTTTGTCTGTGACATCCGGCCAGAAATCCATGAAAACTACCGCATCAATGgataggagaggaagaagtagctCTGTGAGCAGATTGGCATTTTATATGCCTTCCTGGAATATGAAGCTTCAGCACAGCTTGAGTTACATCCTTGTGAAAAGGCATtaaattatttctgtatattataGTGTAGGTCCCTTCACTTTTTGGAGAATAGCAAATCAAGCTTCTTTGTACAAACGTAGAGCTTAtccaaagattttctccttttacCTCATTATTTCTTAGAAATTTAATGTGCATACGTTCTGTTTTCCTATGCCTTTTAGCTCAAGCAACATATATATcggtactttttctttcttagatgtagttaaaataatttttttttttttttgtttaaaagaaagaaagggattaaatatttttttccctaaagcttTCTTGAAGGTCAGGGGCTTTATCTATGAAAAAGTAGTAAATAGTTAATTGTAACTTGTGTGAAGCCGCAGCCAGCCTTAAAATAGTCCTTTCTGGCTAAGGGGCAGAACAGCAAATACTAGTATAATTGTTTGggctgcttttattttctcttaatcaAAATTATTAGATGATAGAATTCAAGAACTTGTTACATGTTATTACTTGGTGTACTGATaatcatttaaaagtaaagaCTTTGGCATGCaatcccctcccgcccccccttCATCCTTTTTGATGATGCAGAGTACACTTTGACCTAGATGTTCTGCAGAATTTCACGTAGGAAATTAAATTAGCAGATGTATCACGTACACATTTGCATGcatactcagaaaatatttttcgtATTTATCTTAGCAGGAAGGAAATCACTTGTGATTTCGCCCAACATCCGGTTCGAAAAACAGCATCAGACTAGTAAGTCTGCAGTTTGCCTCTTCTCTAGAGCACGCTGGACTAGTGCAGCCTTGGGCCAGTTACCAAGCAGATTTCCTCCCTGGCGGGCTAAATGATATGTGTAATACCTATAGGAGCTTCACACTAGCTCTGTAAGAGTTAAATGCTCTGTGACTCTCTGTTAGCTGAAAGTCTTTGGCTGCAAAATAATTTCTAGTAGACATAGAGTTGAGAGAGAACGTGAATGGGATTTCCTTGCTTGTTCTGAAATAGCATGAGAGCAGTAGATGCCCTTATAGGAATCACATTTTATGAGACTCACGATGGGTTGCTTGCAGGCCATGTTCGTTACTAGTTACTATTCCGTTTTATAGTGCGATTCCTCATAGGAGTTTTCTAGATGAGCTTTTCCAGTTTTTACTGTTCAAGCACTCCAGTCAAGCTTTTCACTCCACTGAAACCACATGTCAAGGTCAGCAGTGATGAGCAGATTGAGAGGTCCAGTTTTCTTCCTACTGGACTTTCAGTCCTGTTGGACAGGGTTGACTAGTTCTTCTTGAACTCACTTTGTTAGCTTTGTTCTGCAGGGATGTGCTACTTTGCTCCTCCGTCTCTTGCTTTagttctgattcttttttccaGGGATTTGTTCTTAGACGTCTCTACACTCATTTCCTTGTTGAAACCCACCTTCTTTTCATGGCTTTAAATATTTGTGCTGAAGATCCAAAATTTATATCTAGCCTCTCTCTCCTGAACTCTAGAGTTGTCAATTGCTTATTTGCTATTTTGATTTGGATATCTAATAAACATCTCCATCTTAACATGGTTCCACACTGTACCCAGTTTTGTTAGGACTTTACTCCTGATGCACCAAACCCCACCTCTGTCTACTGTAAATACAGATTTCTCAAACTGGAGGACCATGAAGAAGCAAAACCCACATTCACCAGTTGAGAACCAGTATCTAACCTGTTGGCCACCAACATTTTCATCCTGGGTTAGTAGGGTTGTACGTACTTATGCTTCTGCTGACTCTTCCTTCAGGCCAACCAGCTGAATGTTGGTAGAGCTAAAGTACTTAAAAAATGTGATCTAGGGTCAATTGAGAGGAAAGATAACATCTGAACAGAGCTTGGTGATCTGGGAGAGAGGAACTGAAGTGGTCTGAAGAGTGAATGGAATGTAGAGTGAGTGGAGAAACTTGGCTGGGaatgggggggaaggggaagagtggCAGTGGTGGCTGATGGAGGGCATGGTTTAAGGGAGGTGAGAAGAACATGCTTGAGGCTGGTAGGGAAGGGAATAGAGGGAGTGAGATCCCCAGGGGTATGGAGGCTGTAGAAGAGCACAGATGGGGGGACTAGCTCTAGCCTTCCAGCTTGACGGTACTCAGGGAAAATGGGTGCTTGGGTGCTAGTAGGCCAGATGAATCAATTGCTGGGAGTGGGGCCAGGACTTGGGTTTTAAGAGCTCCCTTTTATTGTGGCCTGACATGATAAACTAGCATCTGTTTGGTTCTTTGACCACTAAGGCAGATAATGGTTCTGACATGGGATGAACTAATGACCTCCAAGATACACATATATGTAGAACAGTGTGTGATTTGTTCCCACTGAGCATAAAAAAGGATATTCACATGCCTCTACCTGTATTTGCAGAAGGTACTAGAAGGTAGAAGAACATGGCACTAAGATTTCATCTCAGAAGAGAGGGTCTGGGCTGCCGTGGGAGGCTTCTTTTTGTGTTGTTCATTTACAAGGCCATTCAGCAGTGTCCTTGGCCTCTACTCATTGGACACCTGTACTGTCCCTtcagttgtgacaaccagaaatCCCTCCATTGTCAGATGTCCCCTGGGGGCCCAAACCACCCCCAGTTAAGAACCACTGTCCTGTAGCAGCAACAGAATTCTCAAAAACAAAGTACCACATGTGATTCCTGGAACATAccaggtgctcagcaaatgtttCCTGATTTTCTAAAACATGCTTTTCCTTTCCCCCTCCTAATCATCCTTGATTTATACGTCTAATACTAGCTGTTATTTGTCAGGGCAGGATACACTGAGACCTCGGCTtcataaaggtttatttcttatGATGTCGGATACAGGTTTAGTCACCACAGGGCAGCTGTTCTCCCTGCAGTCATTCAGTGACTCAGTTTACTTCCCCTTTGCTTCACTACCATCTTAGCACGTGGTTTCCACGATTGCAGAGGCAGGGGAAGGAAAAGTTGGCAAACATGCACCACCAGCTCTTACATGCTTCACTCCTGAAAGGACACGTGACCCCTGTTCTCAGCCCACCGACCAGCGTGGGTTGCATGAGCCAGCCTAACTGCAAGGAGCCTAAGACAGGAGAGCCCAGGCATGCTTGGATATTCGGTTAGTAAAAAATGTCCGCTGGAGTTGTTCACAGCTTCCTTCATGCTGGCTGCTGTTCTGAGGGCTTCTGCATCGACATTAGCTAATCTAGGCTATGAGGCAGTGAGGGTGCGAGGATGAGCGGTGCAGGAGCCAAGACAGGGACTGGCAGTATAGCTTAGCATCTGTGCTTAACCACTGTGTGTGCTCAGCACCGAGCAGATGTGTCTCCCCTTTTATGCTTCTCACCTATGTGATTCTTTTCACTTTACATCTCTCGCATCCTAGATTAATTGCTCCTCTGGgcaatttctccttttaaattttattttaagtgggctccctgcccagcacgggtCTTGGAatcatgaccccgagattaagagtcgcatgctctaccaactgagccagccaagcgcccCTCCTCCGGGCAATTGGATGTCCTGTGAACCGCTGTCTAGAAAGAAGGATGCCCTCACTATTGCCCATTACAAGCACGGAAACTCtttggccattctttttttttttttttttttttaagtttttatttatttatgatagtcacagagagagagagaggcagagacataggcagagggagaggcaggctccatgcaccgggagcccggtgtgggattcgaccccgggtctccaggatcgcgccctgggccaaaggcaggtgccaaactgctgcgccacccagggatcccctctttggCCATTCTATTTGGTGCCATAACTCAGACCCACTGAAGTTGTCCTTGACAGAAGGCATAAAATGGCTTCTAGCAAGTCAGACCTTGTGTGTAATCCCTACAAACTTCCTCAGGACATACCTTCCCGCTTTATAGGTGGGGAAAAAACCCCGTGAGTTTCTGAAAGGTGAGGCAGTTTGTCGGAGGCCATACGAGGAATCACCGTGTTCCAGGCACCTGTGTGAACCCGAGGGCCCTGCAGTTCAGGTGTGTGATGCCACTTCAtggatggggaagctgaggcctgGTGAGGCTTACAGAATGCTCCTGGTCACAGAGTAAGGAAGTGACCGTGGGCGTCCAGTCCAGTCGGGTCAGTCTGACGGCTGCAAGGGAAAACCTACCTGCAGGCTTTCCCGAGGCCTGTGGTGGGTGGAGTACTCCCTAACTAAAGCTTCAAAGCCTGTAGCTAAGGTTCTTGGCACACGTGGTCTTCCTGCCAGGAGGCTGGCGGTACCAGGAGTCGAGGGAAGCTGCTCGGTGAGGGGGACCTGTTCCAATGAGTCTGACACGCTCGTCTCTCACCTTGCGCACGTCTTTCCTTCAGGGGCAATCCGGCAGACCTCCGAGTGTTGTTCTCCTGTCAACTAGCTCCTACCACTTCGGTGGCTCCAAAATTACCGGAAGCGCTTCCATATAGGCAGGCAGCTTGGGTTTTGCTCCTTCCACTCCCCTTCCCCTGCGTAGGCTGCTctgagaggcaggagaggcacCATCTTTACTGAAAGATTTGGCCAGTAGTTCTGTGGGAGGAAGCCGCCGGATCATGTCAACATCTATcatctctggctttttttttttttttttaagattttatttattcatgagacacacacagagaggcagagacacaggcagagggagaagaagggagaagcaggctccacgcagggagcccgacgtgggactcgatcccgggtctccaggatcacgccctgggctgaaggagccctaaactgctgagccacgcgggctgcccttATCTCTGGCTTTTGAAGAACTTCTGGGTCAGATGCTAATTCAAGGCTCACTGTTTGGAGGGCATGAGAGTTAGGGATGGGTGGGCTTGGGGGGCCAGGGGCAcacagcctccccctccccttttctccTTGAAGGGAGGGAATAGTGGTGGCATTCTGGAACACGCAGAGGAAAGGGCCCTGAAGACAAGACAGGAGAAGCTAGGCTGGAGGTTCCAAGGACATGACTGGGTTGGCTACCTGTGCGGTTCGTAAAGGTCCAAAGACCAGAGGGTGGAGCTCCCTAGTTGAGAGCCTGAGTACTTCCCATTGCCCCTCCCAACCCGACATGAGCTCtccctcttttattctctttgtatCCGTCAGTGGCTCTTCAGCAGAGTGGAAACGGCCTGGACACCCCAGGCCTTCTGGGCAGGAATTCAGAGTATTTCTTGTCTGGTTCTGACCCAGTTTCCCGGCAAGCAGCGTGTGACTTGTCTTCCTGCCCGCGCACCTCCTGACCAGGACGGCTGT
This sequence is a window from Canis aureus isolate CA01 chromosome 10, VMU_Caureus_v.1.0, whole genome shotgun sequence. Protein-coding genes within it:
- the ATP6V1G1 gene encoding V-type proton ATPase subunit G 1, with the protein product MASQSQGIQQLLQAEKRAAEKVSEARKRKNRRLKQAKEEAQAEIEQYRLQREKEFKAKEAAALGSHGSCSTEVEKETQEKMTILQTYFQQNRDEVLDNLLAFVCDIRPEIHENYRING